GGCTTAAATTTTTTCAAATAATTTTATGTAATGCACATTGGGAAGGTTAAATAAATGTAGACTTTGTAAAATAACACCTAATCAAATCGCTTTGATAAAGGTGAACGTAAACCAACCCATTATGAATGACTAAAAAGCTGCTCGCTAGCAATGAACGGATTTCCGATTTCATGCTGTGCAGCAGCCTTTTGATTTCTTATATTTCCTGCGCTTCTTTCTTTTCTTGCATATAGCCGTATACACTTTGAACAAATATCCAAAGCCAGTAGAGAAGCACCATACTCGATAAAATTAGAAGTGCAAGCGAATAAACATACGGCATATACGCGTTCTGCATTTGATTTAATGAATTGAAAATATTTAAAGTCATAACCAAAATAAACAAGACACTTAATACATTCGTATTCACGAGCCCTCTGCGCATACTTTTCAAGCGCTCTTTTTGCTCATACGTAATGCGCGGCTTCACTTCTCCTACTTCATACGGTTTCGACCAGATCGAAATATGCCACATCAGCGAACTGTATAAATGCTTCGCTGTCCAACCACTTTCACTGTAAAATAACAAGGCCGCAGAATTTTTCGGCTTTTCGTTTAAAATTTCGTAGCTAATACACGCGGATTCTCGCGGTTTGAAGTAAAATGACATTCCTTTCACATACTCCAGCTCATACCCTTGGGCAAACATGCGCTCTAGCCAACGCTTCGTTAAGAATTGTACATACATCCAACCGACTCTTCTTTTTCGAATCGCATGCAACGCCACTTTAGGGTCTATATTTAAATACGCCTTTTCTTTCGTGTGATACCATTTATTTAAATAAAGGCTCGCACACATAAATAGCACAAATAATACGAGAAAAGCACTAAGATAAAAACCCGTGCCAAAACGTAGCGCCATCAACACACCAGCTGCTGTATTTAAATAGAAAAATAACACGAGTAATAGCACTGTCGCCAACATATAATGTGTACGAATTCGCTGAAATACCTTTTCCCTAGAAGAAAAACGCGTTGGTGCCTCCCCTTCATACACCGTCCAATTGTGCGCTTGCAACAGTTGTTTCCAGCCGCCTTCAACATACAATCCCTTTGGACTTTTATAGTCAATTAAATAACGCTTCACTTGTGAATCCACTCGTTCAAATGTGAATAATCGAAGTAACGGCTGCAATTGTTTTAAACGATAGCCCGCTTGTAACATTTCCTCCAACCACTTTTCAGTTTCTTCGATTCGGTAACTCCAAAAAGGTCGAAACTTTTTCATCCTTTTTCCTCCCTACTTTGTGAAATCAATCGATGCATTTCCTCGATTCGTGCAATTTCCCTAGCTAAAATTTGCTGCCCGAGCGCGGTGATCTCATACAACGTTTTTCGATCTTCATCTGAATAATGCTGAATCAATCCATCCTTTTGCATTTTCGAAATCGTTCCGTAAATCGTGCCAGAGCCTAGCAGCAGTCGACCGCTTGTTACATCTTCAATAAACTTAATAATGCCGTAGCCATGACGCGGTTCGGTTAACGCATACAAAATGTAAAAGGCTGTTTCCGTCATAGGCTGGTATTTTTTTAATAACGATTCCATCTCATCACCTCTATGTCACACCTCGACATATGTCGTAGTTCGACTATATCACAGCGCGACATATAAAGTAAACATTTACCATGTAAAATAAAGCGTTTGTAAACGATTCCCTGAAAAACAAAAAAGCCTGGCGATTAAACCAAGCGTGTACTACATTATGCTGTTCTCACGACAATATCTCTCTTTTTCTAAATCCAATGCTTCAAACCTTCGGAAACAGCAGTTGAATCGTAAAACCGCGCTCATATTCTGATTCAACCTCGATATCAATTTGTAAATCCTCACATAATTTCTTCACTAAAAATAGCCCCATCCCCGTAGCTTGCTTTTGATTCGTTGTATTTCCGGTAAATCCTTTATCAAATATAAAAGGCAAGTCCGACTGTAGGACACCTAAACCGTTATCAGAAACTTTGATGTAATAGCGGTCTTTTTCACGATGAATACCCGTTTCCAGCCAAATCAAGCTCTCACTACCGACGTTTCGATATTTAATCGCATTCACTAGTAACTGGGACAAAATGAATTGAAGCGCTCTTTCATCTGATACGATCGGGATGTCCTCGATGTTCGCCTTTACCTCCATTTCCTGCTCATCCAATAGCGATTGCAGTTCTAGTAGTACATCTTCAAAGCACTCCACAATCGACACCTTCTTCAAGCTATAGTCCACATGCGTGGCTTGAAGCTTTGCATAAAATAAAATGCGTTCTACGTGATCATGAATCTTAATTTTTGCATGATTCAACCGTTGATAAACTAGTGGGGACATTTCGTCTTTACGATTTTGTAGCACGAAATGGACTAAAGAAAGCGGTGTTTTGATTTCATGTACCCAATTCTCAATAAACGACTCATAGTCAACGGACTGGGATTTTGCCTCTTGTAATTCATCATGCAACTGGCGTAATTGCTTAGCTAAATCCTGAACTGGTATGTTGTAGCTGTCCCCGATTTCTTGCTTAAACATGGCTTCTTGCTCCACCGAGGGCTCGTTTAAAAATCGATAAAACGCTGTTGTTTGCTTCTGTTGCTTTTTTCGTGTAAAAACTATCCCGAGTAAAATGCTAAAAACGGTAAAAATAAGCATCGTCATGACGAGCAGCCCAAATGTTTCAGGATAGGCAACCCATGCTAAAAATATAAAAAATCCACTATTTACACATAGCAACCCAATCCAGTGACGTGATTGTTTTAAAAGAGCGGGCCAATTTGATTGCTTCATCCTTACTCACTTCCTACTAATTGATAGCCAATGCCTCTGACCGTTTTAATATGATGTGACATGCCTACTTTATCT
The sequence above is a segment of the Solibacillus sp. FSL H8-0523 genome. Coding sequences within it:
- a CDS encoding HAMP domain-containing sensor histidine kinase, with protein sequence MKQSNWPALLKQSRHWIGLLCVNSGFFIFLAWVAYPETFGLLVMTMLIFTVFSILLGIVFTRKKQQKQTTAFYRFLNEPSVEQEAMFKQEIGDSYNIPVQDLAKQLRQLHDELQEAKSQSVDYESFIENWVHEIKTPLSLVHFVLQNRKDEMSPLVYQRLNHAKIKIHDHVERILFYAKLQATHVDYSLKKVSIVECFEDVLLELQSLLDEQEMEVKANIEDIPIVSDERALQFILSQLLVNAIKYRNVGSESLIWLETGIHREKDRYYIKVSDNGLGVLQSDLPFIFDKGFTGNTTNQKQATGMGLFLVKKLCEDLQIDIEVESEYERGFTIQLLFPKV
- a CDS encoding PadR family transcriptional regulator produces the protein MESLLKKYQPMTETAFYILYALTEPRHGYGIIKFIEDVTSGRLLLGSGTIYGTISKMQKDGLIQHYSDEDRKTLYEITALGQQILAREIARIEEMHRLISQSREEKG
- a CDS encoding DUF2812 domain-containing protein; protein product: MKKFRPFWSYRIEETEKWLEEMLQAGYRLKQLQPLLRLFTFERVDSQVKRYLIDYKSPKGLYVEGGWKQLLQAHNWTVYEGEAPTRFSSREKVFQRIRTHYMLATVLLLVLFFYLNTAAGVLMALRFGTGFYLSAFLVLFVLFMCASLYLNKWYHTKEKAYLNIDPKVALHAIRKRRVGWMYVQFLTKRWLERMFAQGYELEYVKGMSFYFKPRESACISYEILNEKPKNSAALLFYSESGWTAKHLYSSLMWHISIWSKPYEVGEVKPRITYEQKERLKSMRRGLVNTNVLSVLFILVMTLNIFNSLNQMQNAYMPYVYSLALLILSSMVLLYWLWIFVQSVYGYMQEKKEAQEI